The Oncorhynchus mykiss isolate Arlee chromosome 8, USDA_OmykA_1.1, whole genome shotgun sequence genome includes the window CAGAACTTCAGAACACTGGACCTCAGAACTTCAGCACGCTGGACCTCAGAACTTCAGAACACTGGACCTCAGAACTTCAGCACGCTGGACCTCAGAACTTCAGAACGCTGGACCTCAGAACTTCAGAACACTGGACCTCAGAACTTCAGCACGCTGGACCTCAGAACTTCAGAAGGCTGGACCTCAGAACTTCAGAATGTtggacctcactggacctcaGAACTTCAGAACACTGGACCTCAGAACTTCAGAACGCTGGACCTCAGAACTTCAGAACACTGGACCTCAGAACTTCAGAACACTGGACCTCAGAACTTCAGCACACTAGACCTCAGAACTTCAGAACACTGGACCTCAGAACTTCAGAACACTGGACCTCAGAACTTCAGAACACTGGACCTCAGAACTTCAGCACGCTAGACCTCAGAACTTCAGAACACTGGACCTCAGAACTTCAGCACGCTGGACCTCAGAACTTCAGAACGCTGGACCTCAGAACTTCAGAAGGCTGGACCTCAGAACTTCAGAACACTGGACCTCAGAACTTCAGCACGCTGGACCTCAGAACTTCAGAACGCTGGACCTCAGAACTTCAGAAGGCTGGACCTCAGAACTTCAGAACGTTGGACCTCAGAACTTCCGCACGATAGACCTCAGAACTTTAGAACACTGGACCTCAGTACTTCAGAACACTGGACCTCAGAACTTCAGCACGCTGGACTTCAGAACCTCAGCATGCTGGACCTCAGAACTTCAGCACGCTGGACCTCAGAACTTCAGAACGCTGGACCTCAGAACTTCAGAACACTGGACCTCAGAACTTCAGCACGCTGGACCTCAGAACCTCAGCACGCTGGACCTCAGAACTTCAGCACGCTGGACCTCAGAACCTCAGCACGCTGGACCTCAGAACTTCAGAACGTtggacctcactggacctcaGAACCTCAGCACGCTGGACCTCAGAACTTCAGAACGTtggacctcactggacctcaGAACCTCAGCACGCTGGACCTCAGAACTTCAGAATGCTGGCTGGAGTTTAGAATGAAACGCTTCAGAACAGGATATGGTTTGCCCTTTTTTCTCAACATCATCATGCACGGCGTTAGGATTCTTCCGTCTGTGTGACCTCTCCACCCCCTAACAGGGTCAGGCCACATCATTCATCTCTGTCAATCAATACATTGATCAGGTTTATCACTAAGCGCATAAATGCCAAACCATTCACTCCGTGGGAAAACAACGTTTATCTGTAGAAGGGACACTTGTGCAGAGTGAATAAAATCAAATTGTGCGCATACTGTGATGAAGTATACTCGGAGAGATAGATTAGAGTTTGTTACTTTTAAAAACATTTGGCTTTTACATTTAAATCTCTCaagcacgcgcgcgcgcacacacaaacacacacacacacacacacatacacaggtgcATGACTTGATGCCAGACCCCCTGGCACAGACGTCTGTTCAACGTATATTccattccacattggttcaacgtatattcattgaaattacgtggaaacaacgtttattcaaccagtgtgtggccAGTGCATACTCTTCACACATAtacagtgtgttctgtctgtgAATCCCACACGAAAATAATGCGCGTAACCGCCCCCGTTTTAAATACACAGGGGCGCGCCCACATACATCTTGATACCCGGCTCAGCCAATTTTCAGTGGAAGTGTTGTTGGACAAGGGATGAGATATAGCCAACGAGCGCCTATAACAcagaacaacaacacagccaaacGTGGACGAGGACTTTACGCAATATTTACCTACCTTGGAACAAGATAAATTATTTACAAAAACCATGTTGGATTGACTGGAGAAAAACTCTAATCAATGGATTGGTTTTGAGATCGTTTGGTAATATTATCACTTCAGGagtctgagagagggagagtgagcgcgcgcctctgtctgtgtgtttgagtcTGAGTGAAAGGACCGAgaaggagcgggagagagagggaggggagggaggtgggatCAGGAAAGATATATTCTTTCAGTGATGGAACTCACAATGGAAAACCTTGGAAACCTCCACGGCGTCTCGCACTCACAGGCCGGGGAACTGATGAGCTCCACGCACGCCCGGCAGTCCTCCGCCCCTTCACACCGGAATCTGGTTTCTCACGCACACGGCCGGTCGGCCATGGTGTCTAGTATGGCCGCGATCCTGGATGGTACCGGGGACTACCGGACAGACCCCTCGGCGCTCTCTGGCCACCTCCACCCGGCTATGAGCATGTGTGAGTCCGGGATGAGCCTGAGCAACACCTACACCACCCTGACCCCTCTCCAGCACCTACCTCCCATATCCACGGTCTCCGAcaagttccaccacccacacccacactccCACCACCACGCAGCCGCCCACCAGCGACTCTCCGCGGGGAACGTCAGCGGGAGCTTTACGTTGATGAGGGATGACCACCGTGGGCTGACGTCTATGGGAAACCTGTACGGCCACTACCCTAAAGATATGTCCGGCATGGTCCATGGGTCACTCTCCCCGTTGTCCAACAGTCTCGGCTCTTTGCACAACTCCCAGCAGACGCTCTCAGCCTACGGTCCAAGTGCTCACCTTACCAATGATGCCAAGATGCTCTCTCCCGTGACAGGCTTCGAGTCCCACGCCGCAATGCTGTCCCGGAGCGAGGAGCACCTTGCCAGGGGGTTAGGCGGCCATGGGCATGGCATGATGTCCAACCTCAACGGGATGCACCATCCGCACAGCCACCTTCACTCCCAGGCCAATGGGGCAGCGATGCTGGCCGAGCGAGAGAGGCACGGGGCTGGGTCCGGCCAGGGAGGAGTGTCGGGAGGGCAGGCGGAGGAGATCAACACGAAAGAGGTGGCTCAACGGATAACGGCAGAGCTGAAGCGCTACTCAATTCCCCAGGCTATTTTCGCCCAGAGGATCCTATGTCGGTCCCAAGGAACCCTCTCGGATCTTCTGCGGAACCCCAAGCCGTGGAGTAAACTCAAGTCAGGCCGGGAGACGTTTAGGAGAATGTGGAAGTGGCTCCAGGAGCCCGAGTTTCAGCGGATGTCTGCCCTTCGGTTGGCGGGTAAGATGCTTCTGGTCTCACGGCCTTTCTCGTGTGGGCTGCTTATTCAACAGCCGATCGTAACTATTGACGTTTTACGCATAAAAGCGTAGTTTGTTCAATCTTTTGTCAAACCCTCTCTATTTAATGTTACGATAAATAACTAGCTGTATGGGCTACTACAATGAACCTGATATGCTATATATAACTTATTTTAGGCTAAAGACGTCCAGCGTTGTAAGAAAAATCACAGTAAAACGAACGTTATACACGTCAGACAAAACCACAACTTCCAAACGATTCAGCACCATAGTCAGTGCAAAACGGGTGCAACAAAAACGAGACCAAATACGTCTTAAACTTCAGAGCAGACTTTGTGAGATAATCGTTCTCTCTTTTTAAATCGCCGTTTTTGTTGTTGAGAGACACAGTATCTGCGGTACAGTGCAAGTGATTGCATGATATCCCTGTCAGCATTTGTTGGTGTGACACGTTCCAAGAGAAACTGCATGCACACTGTTACACCTCAGCCCAACGTTAACAGGGTTTTTTGTCGGCTACTCATGCAGCCTGATATAACCATTGAGAGGACCTGGACATTTCATAGTCATGTAAGCCTAATATGAGGCTCTGGTGTATTATGGGGATATGTGTGGTCTGTTACGCGCCAGGccggatgtgtgtgtgtaataatacaTTGCATTTGTAGAGCACTTGACATTTACAGACAGACATCACAAAGTTATTTACATTGTGTGCTTTAATAATAGGGGAAAACTATTAGGCGAGAATTAAAAGATAGCTAGTGGCCTAGAACTATACAATACGCACAATAATAAGGGAGGCGACAGAGACTGAAAACATAAAACTTGGTGTCTAAAACATGTCGTCCTGTCCATCGTGGTTCTCTCTAGTGAATCCCACATGTTCCAAACATGTCACCCACacagtcactctctctcattgGTCCCGCTTGCCCCGCCAGCTTGAACATCAAGGCCTAAACTCGTCGCAGGTTGGTATTTATTGTCCTTAGtattgttctggaggcagctctgcagagagGTTACTAGCTGGCACGCTGgcatagccacaaagtcatacaaactgagtttaaacctaaccgtaaccctaaccttaaccacactgctaaccctatgTTTACCCCTAACCTTCAATTAAgaccaaaaataaacattttgttttcatgaatttttacgatatagcagctggcccatctagcggatatcgctcagttctgcctccagggcaagattcctGACAATACATGTCAACCTACAAACTAGTCGCGCAGGAGGAGAGCGCGTCAGAGGGGCGCGTGACCTCTGGCTGCACGGTCAATACGCGAGTTCCCACTCTCCCCTTTTAAATGTGGCACATGGATCAATATTCGAATCCAGACCTGAAATACAGCTAACCACATGGCCGCGCCGGGTTTTCATTTAGGCAGCTTTTGTAGTTTAAGGTCTAAAATTAGACCAGATAGGCCTATGGGTTGTCCCGTCTGTCTACCACTGGCGTCCTCCTGCTTTGGTGACGCAGGCGTTTAGTTGCCTGGTCGAATACCGAATACTGACTCGTATCACTGGTTACCTGCCTGTTAAGTTTATTTCGACATTTAAAATGCTGTCGAGCCTATCCCTTGGCCATAGAAAAACATTTACTATAAAATACAAACTATTTTCGTGCAAAGGCATTTTCTTGCCACGGACACATTTTCACCACAGTAGGTCCTAAGTGACCAAATAAAGGCCACAAAGACCTTCGTCATGTTTTAATTATAATTTTTCTCTATGCGGTTGATTTGTTTGATTCATTTTATCACGTTTATGTTTTCAATCGTTGTCCAGTCAATAATTTAAAAACAAGAGACATTTGAAATGATTGTACAAGAAAAAATATAATAAACCCCAATGAAAAACGTATAGTTAGAGTTGTTTTTCCAATTGGTTATTACATTTCTGAGAAAATGTATAGTTTTACTGTAAAACAGGAGGGATATTTTCAGACAATTTCAGACAAAACCATGTTGTGTCCAATAaagtttgtaccatgttttgtgctgctaccatgttgtgctcctaccatgttgtgttgctaccatgttgtgttgtcatgtgttgctgccatgctatgttgttgtcttaggtctctctttatgtagtgttgtggtgtctctcttgtcgtgatgtgtgttttgtcctatatatacagtggggcaaaaagtatttagtcagccaccaattgtacaagttctcccacttaaaaagatgagagagacctgtcattttcatcataggtacacttcaactatgacagacaaaatgagaaaaaaaatccagaaaatcacattgtaggatttttaatgaatttatttgcaaattatggtggaaaataagtatttggtcacctacaaacaagcaagatttctggctctcacagacctgtaactcctCCTGTAACCCTGTAACACCTGTAactcctccactcgttacctgtattaatggcacctgtttgatcttgttatcagtataaaagacacctgtccacaacctcaaacagtcacactccaaactccactatggccaagaccaaagagctgtcaaaggacaccagaaacaaaattgtagacctgcaccagactgggaagactgaatctgcaataggtaagcagcttggtttgaagaaatcaactgtgggagcaattattaggaaatggaagacatacaagaccactgataatctccctcgatctggggctccacgcaagatctcaccctgtggggtcaaaatgatcacaagaacggtgagcaaaaattccagaaccacacgggggacatagtgaatgacctgcagagagctgggaccaaagtaacaaagcctaccatcagtaacacactacgccgccagggactcaaatcctgcaatgccagacgtgtccccctgcttaagccagtacatgtccaggcccatctgaagtttgctagagagcatttggatgatccagaagaagattgggagaatgtcatatgctcagatgaaaccaaaatataactttttggtaaaaaatcaactcgtcgtgtttggaggacaaagaatgctgagttgcatccaaagaacaccatacctactgtgaagcatgggggtggaaacatcatgctttggggctgtttttctgcaaagggaccaggacgactgatccgtgtaaaggaaagaatgaatggggccatgtatcgtgagattttgagtgaaaacctccttccatcagcaagggcattgaagatgaaacgtggatgggtctttcagcatgacaatgatcccaaacacaccgcccgggcaacgaaggagtggcttcgtaagaagcatttcaaggtcctggagtggcccagccagtctccagatctcaaccccatagaaaatatttggagggagttgaaagtctgtgttgcccagcaacagccccaaaacatcactgctctagaggagatatgcatggaggaatgggccaaaataccaacaacagtgtgtgaaaaccttgtgaagacttacagaaaacgtttgacctctgtcattgccaacaaagggtatataacaaagtagtGAGATagacttttgttattgaccaaatacttattttccaccataatttgcaaataaattcataaaaatcctacaatgtgattttctggattttttttcttctcattttgtctgtcatagttgaagtgtacctatgatgaaaatgacaggcctctctcatgtttttaagtgggagaacttacacaattggtggctgactaaatacttttttgccccactgtatatatacagtatatatatttttgttaaatTCCCAGTCCCCGtctcccgcaggaggccttttgccttttggtaggccttcattgtaaataagaatttgttcttaactgacttgccttgttataTAAAGGTTCTGTCCCCTAATCATGGTGAAAATATTCTCACTCTGTATAATAGCTGAATATTCCATTGACATATCATTTCCGTTCATATGCTTTAATAGTTTAATTTACTCATAAACAAACTGTAGAAACAACTAGGATAAATCATACAAAGCTTATATGTGATCCCATTACATGCATGTCTTTTCTCCATTCTAATCTGTCAAAAGGAAGATCCCTCTGAACACGGTGTAGTGGTGTGCATTCTCTTGTGATTAGTGCCCAGAGGGGTTGATTTTAGTACCCCTCCCACAACTTTCAATTAAATCATATACATCTGAATGGCTGATGAGTTATTGACTcatgataagtgtgtgtgtgtaagcctttgtgtgtgtgtttgtgtgtcagcaaGCATGTGTTGAGTTGAAATGCTGATCGCACCAAATCACAAccaagtttcctgtgtgtatgtgttcaagAGTAGCCTGGTCTATCTCATTGTCATACCATGCATATTTGGCAAGGCATTGAACCAACACAAAAAAAGGAGTTGGTAAAATCTCAAACATATGGGATCAGCAGGCTAGTTCAAGGGTCCATAAGGACACAGACTGTTGAAGCTGCTAGCAGGTTGTTGGAGATGGTGTTCTTGTAGTACATCATTTTCACAGGTGTTGCAGTCAATACCACTGATTCCTCTGCACTGTCACACGCTCTACTCTACAGGTCAGACAGGGCAACAGTTGTTTGAAGTTGTACCACTACAGAACGGATACTGGTGCAACCTTTCCTGATAGGAATCTAAAAAAAAGACAATGAAAAAGCCAGATAGTTAGGtagatagatatatacagttgaagtcggaagtttacatacacttaggttggagtcattaaaacgtgttttccaacctctccacacatttcttgttaacaaactacagttttggcaagtcggttaggacgtctaccttgtgcatgacacaagtaatttttccaacaattgttcacagacagattatttcacttataattcactgtatcacaattccagtgggtcagaagtttacacacactaagttgactgtgcctttaaacagcttggaaaattccagaaaatgatgtcatggctttagaagcctctgataggctaattgacataatttgagtcaattggaggtgtacctgtggatgtatttcaaggcctaccttcaaactcagtgcctctttgcttgacatcatgggaaaatctaaagaaatcagcaaaaaaattgtagatctccacaagtctggttcctccttgggagcaatttccaaacacctgaaggtaccacgttcatctgtacaaacaatagtacgcaagtataaacaccattggaccatgcagccgccataccgatcaagaaggagacgcgttctgtctcctagagatggacgtactttggtgccaaaagtgcaaatcaatcccagaacaactgcaaaggaccccgtgaagatgctggaggaaacaggtccaaaagtatctatatccacagtaaaacgagtcctatatcgacacaacctgaaaggccgctcagcaaggaagaagcccatgctccaaaaccgccataaaaatgccagactactgtttgcaactgcacatggggacaaagatcatactttttggagaaatgtcctctgttctgatgaaacaaaaatagaactgtttggccataatgaccatcgttatgtttggaggaaaaagtgggaggcttgcaagccaaagaacaccatcccaactttgaagtacgggggtggcagcatcatgttgtgggggtgctttgttgcacttcacaaaatagatggcatcataaggcaggaaaattatgtggatatattgaagaaacatctcaagacaccagttAGAGCTTGGGTcctccaactggacaatgaccccaagcatatttccaaagttgtggcaaaatggcttaaggacaacaaagtcaaggtattggagtggccatcacaaagacctgacctcaatcctatagaatatttgtgggcagaactgaaaaagcgtgtgcaggcaaagaggcctacaaacctgactcagttacaccagctctgtcaggaggaatgaggcctaaaaacctgactcagttacaacagctctgtcaggaggaatgggccaaaattcctccaacttattgtgggaagcttgtggaaggctacctgaaatgttttacccaagttaaactatttaaaggcaatgctaccaaacactaattgagtgtatgtaaacttctgacccactggaaatgtgatgaaagaaataaaacctgaaataaatcattctctgcaTCATTGACACTCCCATCAATGGTCCTCCCTGCTACTACAGAACAAACATCCATGTTTACTGCTACCAGCGCTCCCAGTCTCAGAATTATAtcttcatccatgtttctcaaacgtcattcttaaaatgaagtggtgatcctgactgacctaagacagggaatctttactaggattaagtgtcaggaattgtgaaaaactgagtttaaatgtatttggctaaggtgtatgtaaacttccgatttcaaccgtaggtaggtagatagatagatagatagatagctgTAGCCGTATAGCTGTGCTAGTGATTGTCATTAATAGTGTAGCTCTGTCCTTTCTCTGTTTGCCTGGCTTTGCACATAGGAAATCAATAAAGCTGCTTCCCAttcccaaccccctctctctctgtctgtctgtctgtctgtctgtctgtctgtctgtctgtctgtctgtctgtctctgtctctgtctctctgtctgtctgtctctctctgtctgtatgtctgtgtctctctgtctgtctgtctgtctgtctgtctgtctgtctgtctgtctgtctgtctgtctgtctgtctgtctctgtctgtctgcctttctctctctctctctcattttgtctctgCCATCTTCTCTGCAATTCATCACAAAAACATGACCTATCATCCATTATGACTGCCACTAGAACCGGACAGGCTGCTTCAGTGGTCTGGAAACCCACACACTGCAGGAAACAGAGTTGAGGGATAAAGCTCGAGGACTGGAAACCCAAACACTGTAGGAAACAGAGTTGAGGGATAAAGCTCGAGGACTGGAAACCCAAACACTGTAGGAAACAGAGTTGAGGGATAAAGCTCGAGGACTGGAAACCCAAACACTGTAGGAAACAGAGTTGAGGGTTGAAGCTCGAGGACTGGAAACCCAAACACTGTAGGAAACTCGAGGATAGAAGGAAATCCATCTGCTATAATGTGATAAATATGAGGAGGAAAAGCTGCAAATCTATTGTgtcattttagtgtaagagctgtttgaaaagaccacttGAATTTTcagtctgttttggtgggatgccTGCCTTGGTGTTTTGGTGGGATAACTGCCTGGTGACAGGCAAGTTaccagaccaataagaaagagagttccaaacctctctgccaatcacagctagttttcagttttcctctCCTCACAAAGACCACTCCCAGCCTGTCCTAGCAAAAATATTGCTTTGCTAAGAagcatttttcttcttctttttgacAATTTGAATTTAaaacccagaaatgatttgatattgatataaaaacgtcTGCATTGGACCATTAAGTTGTCctttgtggctcagttggtagagcatggcgcttgtaaccccagggtagtgggtttgattatTCCCTGGACCACCCATATGTTAAACATATGCAagcatgactgtaagttgctttggataaaagcgacAGCTAATTAACATATTATTAAGCCAGGATTTGGTCTATGGTGTACAGCAGttgtctttgtggttgattcTTTCTCTGCGACTGTGTCAGTTGGTGTTCACCAGGGTGTTAGAGAGCTACAAGGTAGGCATGCTTTCGCTCCAGCACAGGACTAACATATGTGATTCAACTATACCACCTGAGCTGTGTGAGGTACATGGCGTGAGGTGGGGAGCTGTCCTTGTTCCTGATCATTCAGACTGTGATTCTGAATGGACAGCTGGTCCCAGGTGTGTCATTCGTGATAGTGGAGGTAGAACTGGGACAGAGCGAACAATCTGATCATAAGTCAGATGTTGTTTGATCATATTCATCAGGGTTCAATGCTCAGaacattgttgttattattagacGTTATTATTAGAAATGTGATCTACAGAATGGAATAACactatttataaactgggtggttcgatccctgaattttgattggctgacagccgtggtatatcagaccatataccataggtatgacaaaacatgtatttttactgctctaattacattggtaaccagtttataatatcaataaggcacctcaggggtttgtgatgtatggccaatataccacagctaagggctgtgtccagacaCTCCGCGTtgtgttgtgcataagaacagcccttagtcgtggtatattggccatataccacaccccctcatggCTTATTGCTCAATTATATCCTTATCTCTCTGTTGTGGGGGCGCCCATACCCCAACACTGCCAGCGCCATTCATATATTTTGTAGACCAATGTCTTTGATGCCGTCTATGAAAGATTAATGCCAATCTGTAGTTTAGCCCAGTGTTCTTGGTTTATGCAATTAAATGCAAATGTTCAGATCGCTGCAAGTAAATGAACTCTATCAAAACGTAAACAAAAAGAGTGATATGTGAAATAAGAGAGCAGGGGCTGGTATTGATTCAGGGTTGGGGAGTTTGGGCTTTGTGTGAACAGGCTGATAGAGGTAGGGTAGTGAAAGGATCGATAGAGACTTTAATAATTGATAagcatgagggagagggagatggaggagagtggaaggaagagagagaaggaggagtagaGTGGTGTAGCCCTTGTAAGAGACTCACTTCTGGGTAAGCAAAGCAAATGTGTGGTTAACACACAGCGTCAACCACAACCCCGACATACGTGTGGTACCTACAAACAGAATTGTGTATAACATGCTGTTTAAACCTGTGGAA containing:
- the onecut3b gene encoding one cut domain family member 2 encodes the protein MELTMENLGNLHGVSHSQAGELMSSTHARQSSAPSHRNLVSHAHGRSAMVSSMAAILDGTGDYRTDPSALSGHLHPAMSMCESGMSLSNTYTTLTPLQHLPPISTVSDKFHHPHPHSHHHAAAHQRLSAGNVSGSFTLMRDDHRGLTSMGNLYGHYPKDMSGMVHGSLSPLSNSLGSLHNSQQTLSAYGPSAHLTNDAKMLSPVTGFESHAAMLSRSEEHLARGLGGHGHGMMSNLNGMHHPHSHLHSQANGAAMLAERERHGAGSGQGGVSGGQAEEINTKEVAQRITAELKRYSIPQAIFAQRILCRSQGTLSDLLRNPKPWSKLKSGRETFRRMWKWLQEPEFQRMSALRLAACKRKEQDQGRERNLVPKKQRLVFTDLQRRTLAAIFRENRRPSKEMQITISHQLGLELSTVSNFFMNARRRCHADRWGSTGGAEGNEHAGVHGSVHGHGHMQAHGNNNNAGSSPAQPGTSSATTFSKA